The Cellvibrio polysaccharolyticus genomic interval TTGCATGGCGACAGGGAGTCGCTTGCTCACGGTGAGCGTTTATTTCAGAGATATTCTGGTGCAGGATTTGACCCGGATACTCGTGCAATGACATTGGATAGCCTGGCATTTTATGAGTTTGCCAACATAAGGGGCGATGTGATTCTTGGGCATATCGGCACGGAGGGCGCAACAAGACAATTTGAACGTACCCACGGGCCACTACAGCTATCAGCCGCTGAGAAAACGGCTATTCAGAACAGAGCCCGGCAAATTCACGATGAAGTGGAAAACAAGCGCATCGAATTGGGGCTGGGGCCATTTGACAACTCTGTTTCAGCGTGGGAATTAAAACGCGTGGAGTTAATGCGTCAACGCCAGGAGGGTATGGATTGAGATGATTTTTAATGTAACGCGCTTGTCGAATGCATTCCTGTTAATTGAACACATTGCCCAAAAATCCCCAAGCCTCCTATAATCGCGGCTTTTTAACCGGTCGGGTTTTGTTATGTCAGATTATCGTGTGGGTATTGATTTGGGTGGCACCAAAACAGAGGTGATTCTGTTGAATCTCCGGAGTGAAATCCTGTTCCGTACCCGCATTCCTACCGTGCGTGGCGATTATCAGGCGACTATCGAAAGTATTGCCACATTGGTGGCGCAGGCCGAAGCCGAAGTGGGTATTGCCGGGTTGCCGGTCGGTGTGGGTATTCCCGGTACGGTATCGCGCAAAACCGGCTTGGTGAAAAATGCCAATTCGGTATGGCTGAATGGTCAGCCGTTGCAAAAGGATCTGTGTGCTCGTATGGGCCGGGATGTAAAACTGACCAACGATGCCAACTGCCTGGCCGTGTCTGAAGCGACTGACGGTGCAGGCCAGGGCTACCCGCTGGTGTTTGCCGGAATTCTCGGCACCGGTTGTGGTGCTGGCCTGGCGTGGCAGGGTTCGCCGCTGGTTGGCCCCAACGGGGTCGCCGGTGAATGGGGGCATAACCCTTTGCCCTGGACGGATGCGGCCGAATTGGCGCAGCGCCCTTGCTATTGTGGACGCAGCGGTTGCCAGGAAACTTTTTTGTCCGGTACCGGTTTTTGTCTGTCTTACCAGCTTCGCACCGGGTTGGCATTGACCGGTGCCGACATCTCGGCACGGGCTGCTGCCGGAGAGGAGGCGGCAGTTGCCGTGCAAGAGGAATATCTGGATCAACTGGCGCGCGGTCTGGCGGCGGTTATCAATGTGCTGGATCCGGATGTGATTGTGCTGGGGGGCGGCTTGTCCAATAACCTCAGTATTTACCAGACGTTGCCGACGCTGCTGCCGCGTTATGTGTTTGGCGGGGAATGTGACACCCCGGTAGTGCAGGCCAAACACGGTGACTCCAGCGGTGTGCGCGGTGCGGCCTGGTTGAATCCGCTGTAAAAATGGCGCTGCTGCGCCCTGGCGCGCGGCATGCAAATTCCTGTCAGATATCGGTCATAAATTGTAGTCATCCTGCTTGACTCACCCGGGGCGTAGACATACATTGCGCCCCGAGGTTTTTCGCTGTCCCGATGTTTCACGCCGCTTGCGTGGTCATCTGCTTTTATAGCTACGGGGCGCGCAAATTAAATGGGAAGTCGGTGCGCCTTTGAGCAATGCCGACACTGCCCCCGCAACGGTAAGCCATTAACTGAATTGATGTGTTGCAGCACATTGGCCAGTGGTGAGTCCGATACCAGCCTTGCAGTTAGCCACGTAATTCTCTCGATGCAGCGGAGGGCTCATCGGTGACGATCCTGTGTATTGCGCAGATTGTTTGCTATCGCCTTCCTGTTGTCATCATCTCTCATTATTGAGGCATGTTATGACCCTATCTCTGTTTACCCGTGCACCTTTAAGCGCAGCTGTGATTCTTCTGACTGGCAGTTTGACTGCCCATGCGGTTGAAGAGGTTGCGCTGGATAAAGTCACCGTGAGCGGCACCCGCAGCGAAACTGTTCAGTTGCCGCTGGCCACCAGCATTACGGTTATTGATGCGGAACAAATCCGGCAGTCCGGGGCGACTCAGGTTTCAGAGGTCTTACGTCTTCAGGCGGGCATTCAGCTGCAAGACCTGGATGGCAGCGGCGGTCGTAATGTCACCATCGGTATGCGCGGTTTTACCGCCAACGCCGCCAATAACACTCTGGTGTTGGTCGATGGTCGCCGACTCAACAATGCCAGCCTTGCTGCACCGGCATTAAATA includes:
- a CDS encoding ROK family protein; translated protein: MSDYRVGIDLGGTKTEVILLNLRSEILFRTRIPTVRGDYQATIESIATLVAQAEAEVGIAGLPVGVGIPGTVSRKTGLVKNANSVWLNGQPLQKDLCARMGRDVKLTNDANCLAVSEATDGAGQGYPLVFAGILGTGCGAGLAWQGSPLVGPNGVAGEWGHNPLPWTDAAELAQRPCYCGRSGCQETFLSGTGFCLSYQLRTGLALTGADISARAAAGEEAAVAVQEEYLDQLARGLAAVINVLDPDVIVLGGGLSNNLSIYQTLPTLLPRYVFGGECDTPVVQAKHGDSSGVRGAAWLNPL